In a genomic window of Numenius arquata chromosome 5, bNumArq3.hap1.1, whole genome shotgun sequence:
- the LOC141464403 gene encoding BTB/POZ domain-containing protein KCTD12-like has product MALADNAGCAKPSEDFPFPEIIELNVGGQVYITRHPTLVSVPGSLLWEMFTQKNIRSLARDSKGRFFVDRDGFLFRYILDYMRDQQLVLPDHFPERSRLQREAEYFMLPELVKMLAPKLSKQNSLGDDPCQSDPEELSPNADATRNLTSASATLSSAVAGGPGGVVTSSVGAAGTDVRRAGFITIGYRGSYTLGRDSQTDAKFRRVARIMVCGKTSLAKEVFGDTLNESRDPDRPPERYTSRYYLKFTFLEQAFDKLADAGFHMVACNSTGTCAFAHDQTDDRIWTSYTEYVFYRE; this is encoded by the coding sequence ATGGCCCTGGCAGACAACGCGGGCTGTGCCAAACCCAGCGAGGACTTCCCTTTCCCCGAGATCATTGAACTCAATGTGGGTGGACAAGTCTACATCACCCGCCACCCCACCCTGGTCAGCGTGCCCGGCTCGCTCCTCTGGGAGATGTTCACCCAGAAGAACATCCGATCCCTGGCCCGCGACAGCAAGGGACGGTTCTTTGTGGATCGGGATGGTTTCCTCTTCCGCTACATCTTGGATTACATGAGAgaccagcagctggtgctgcccgACCACTTCCCGGAGAGGAGCCGGCTGCAGCGAGAGGCTGAGTACTTCATGCTGCCGGAGCTTGTGAAGATGCTGGCCCCCAAGCTCAGCAAGCAGAACTCGCTGGGGGACGACCCATGCCAAAGCGATCCGGAGGAGCTCTCCCCCAATGCTGATGCCACCCGCAACCTGACCTCTGCCAGTGCCACACTCTCCAGCGCCGTGGCTGGTGGCCCCGGGGGTGTTGTCACCTCCAGCGTAGGTGCTGCCGGCACCGACGTCCGCAGGGCAGGTTTCATCACCATTGGCTACCGAGGGTCCtacaccctgggcagggacagccagACGGATGCCAAGTTCCGCAGGGTGGCACGGATCATGGTCTGCGGCAAGACCTCTCTGGCCAAGGAGGTCTTTGGTGATACCTTGAATGAGAGCAGGGACCCGGACAGGCCCCCGGAGAGGTACACCTCCAGGTACTACCTCAAATTCACCTTCCTGGAGCAAGCCTTTGACAAACTGGCCGATGCTGGCTTCCACATGGTGGCTTGCAACTCCACGGGCACCTGTGCCTTCGCCCATGACCAGACAGATGACAGGATCTGGACCTCTTACACCGAATATGTTTTCTATCGTGAgtga